The Candidatus Atribacteria bacterium ADurb.Bin276 sequence CCGCCGGAAAACGGCACCCCTCCAAGGAGGGGAATTGTTGAATTTATTCCCCCATTGAGGGGGGATTAAGGGGGGTGTGCCTTTTTCTTTTTTGTTTTGATCGTGATTTACACGTTCTGGTATTTATAAGATAGTAAAGAAAACATTAAAAATATCAAAGAATGATCAATGATCGAATATCATTATGAAAACAGCAATGAGAATAAGAGCGGTGAACTTGTAAATTGTGAAAATTTTCCCACCTTTTCTCTATCTTTCAGTTTTCCTTAATAAGTCCTTCGTAAGCAAAATCACCATCAAACAAACAAATTCAGGTATAATAGAGATTGAATTTTTATTTCCGTAATGAGAAGGAGGATGAGAACCTATGCCGGCTGTGGAGTTAGGAAACAAGATACACTGGATCGGTGTCAATGACCACACCACCGACCTCTTTGAGGGTTTATGGCCGATTACCCAGGAAGGAGTTTCTTATAATTCGTATCTCATCAATGATCAAAAAAAAGTCATAATCGATTTAGCCAAATCAATAAAAGTCGATGAATTTTTTAAGCGAATTGCAGAAATTGTCGATCCTTCTCAAGTTAATTATATCATTCTCAACCATATGGAACCGGACCACACCGGTGTTTTGAGGGTCCTTCGGAAAATTGCTCCCCAAGCAAGAATTCTTTGTTCTCCAAAAGCCAAAGACATGATTCAAGCCTTTTATGGAATTAATGATCAGGTTCAGGTTGTCCAAGATGGAGAAGAGGTGCAATTGGGTGAATTAACCCTCCAATTTTTTATGACACCTTTTGTTCATTGGCCAGAGACCATGATGACCTATGAAAAGAAAAACCGAATATTATTCTCTTGTGATGCTTTTGGCAGTTATGGAGCACTTCGGGGCGCCATATTTGATGATGAATGTACCGACTTAGAATTTTATCAGCAACAAGCCTTGCGGTATTATGCCAATATTGTTGCAAAATTTAGCGCTCAGGTTTTAAAAGCAATTGAAAAATTAGCTGGTATACCGGTAGAAATCATAGCACCTTCTCATGGTTTAATCTGGAGAAAGAATCCATCGATCATCCTCGATCTGTATAAAAAATGGGCGGAATATGCAAAAATACCTGGAGAACCAGGAGTAACCCTTCTTTATGCGACCATGTATGGAAACACCGAAACCTTAATGGATTCTGTTGCCCAAGGTGTATCCCAGACCGGTTCCAGCCTTGAAATATTTGATGTTTCTCGCATTCATACCAGTTATATACTTGCCTCACTCTGGTCAAAAAGCGGGGTTATTATTGGGGCTCCAACTTATGAGAATGAGCTCTTTCCATCGATGGCCCATGTTCTTGATATAGCCATAAGAAAAGGGGTTCAGCATAAAAAAGCCGCCTATTTTGGAAGTTATGGTTGGGTGGGAGGAGCTCTACGAGAACTGGAAAAACAACTGGCTTTGTTAAAATGGCAGTTGACCGATACCTTGGTATTTCAAGGTGGTCCTTCTCAAGAGGTTCTTGTCCAAGGAAAAGAATTCGGAAGAAAATTCGCTGAAATGGTCTTATCGGGAATGAATTCTGAAGAAAATGGTTAATTAATAAGATGTAGTCTTTTTAGTCTAAATTCAATTATTTAGCTGTGTTGTAATCATTAAAATTAGGAATTCATGACACCATTACACAAGATGAGGATGAAAATACCTATTCAGAAATCAATTTCCCCCCTTAGCTAAGGGGGTGAGGGGGATTCGTGTTTTTTACTGCTCCGTCATTGCGAGGAGCGCAGCGACGTGGCAATCTCACCCACCCGCCCCGTCATTGCGAGGAGTGCAGCGACGTGGCAATCTCATTTTTTAAAGTTTTTATGAATTAAAAAAGAAAATTTTTTAATCCAAGCATTGATTTATCAAACCCACAATGGGTTTATAAGATAGAATAAACACAAAAAAGGAGAGATGCTACTATGATGAGTAAAAAGCTTGAAGATGCAATTAACGAACAAATTAAAAATGAATTTTTTTCCGGTTATTTATATCTTTCAATGGCAGCTCAAGCTGAAGCAATGAATCTACCTGGA is a genomic window containing:
- the norV_2 gene encoding Anaerobic nitric oxide reductase flavorubredoxin; the encoded protein is MPAVELGNKIHWIGVNDHTTDLFEGLWPITQEGVSYNSYLINDQKKVIIDLAKSIKVDEFFKRIAEIVDPSQVNYIILNHMEPDHTGVLRVLRKIAPQARILCSPKAKDMIQAFYGINDQVQVVQDGEEVQLGELTLQFFMTPFVHWPETMMTYEKKNRILFSCDAFGSYGALRGAIFDDECTDLEFYQQQALRYYANIVAKFSAQVLKAIEKLAGIPVEIIAPSHGLIWRKNPSIILDLYKKWAEYAKIPGEPGVTLLYATMYGNTETLMDSVAQGVSQTGSSLEIFDVSRIHTSYILASLWSKSGVIIGAPTYENELFPSMAHVLDIAIRKGVQHKKAAYFGSYGWVGGALRELEKQLALLKWQLTDTLVFQGGPSQEVLVQGKEFGRKFAEMVLSGMNSEENG